A genomic region of bacterium contains the following coding sequences:
- the moaC gene encoding cyclic pyranopterin monophosphate synthase MoaC, whose translation MRLSHIDREGRPKIVDISRKKETLRRAIASCKIIMKKETLKLIKEGKAKKGDVLSVAVIGGIEGVKKTGELILLSHPLNIEGADVRFFFEEDGIRIEQEVWLYGKTGPEMEALTGCALAALNIYDMCKAVDKEMVISNLSLISKKGGKTKKFSISSPFLSQTS comes from the coding sequence ATAAGGCTTTCTCATATTGATAGAGAAGGAAGGCCAAAGATTGTTGATATATCAAGAAAAAAAGAGACCCTGCGCAGAGCTATTGCCTCCTGTAAGATTATAATGAAAAAGGAGACCTTAAAGCTCATAAAGGAGGGAAAAGCAAAAAAGGGTGATGTTTTAAGCGTTGCTGTAATTGGAGGGATAGAGGGGGTTAAAAAGACAGGAGAGCTTATCCTCCTCTCCCATCCATTAAATATTGAGGGAGCAGATGTAAGGTTTTTCTTTGAGGAGGATGGAATAAGGATAGAACAAGAGGTATGGCTTTATGGAAAGACAGGGCCTGAGATGGAAGCCCTTACCGGATGTGCTTTAGCTGCCTTAAATATTTATGACATGTGTAAGGCTGTTGATAAGGAGATGGTGATTTCCAATCTCTCTCTTATCTCAAAAAAAGGTGGAAAAACAAAGAAATTCAGTATCTCCTCACCTTTTTTAAGCCAGACCAGCTAA
- the bioF gene encoding 8-amino-7-oxononanoate synthase yields MKGFKQEFHRTLKPCFKRRDGKIYIKGREYIDFSSNDYLGLSSHPRLKEACKNAVEQFGIGCCASRLLSGDYEIHHMLEEEIAKLKEKEKGLVFNSGYQANLGIISAICDRESLILADRFSHASIIDGAILSSAHLLRFKHNDIEHLESLLKKNKAKNIWVVTESVFSMDGDKAILSDIVSLKERYNFKLLVDEAHATGIFGRNGEGLVGEKGLSKKTELIMGTFSKALGGFGGYVVGDKEMIDFLINKARSFIYSTGLPPCIIAGNLEALKLLKEEPERRKVLLENAKYLRKRLLDSGFLITSETQIIPIILKEDERAIKASKYLCEGGFWALPIRPPTVLKNTSRIRLSLSFYHKKGVLDKLVDALKVCGSV; encoded by the coding sequence ATGAAAGGGTTTAAGCAAGAGTTTCATAGGACATTAAAGCCCTGTTTTAAAAGGAGGGATGGAAAAATCTATATTAAAGGAAGGGAATATATTGATTTTTCCTCCAATGATTACCTTGGGCTATCTTCTCATCCAAGGCTAAAAGAGGCTTGTAAAAATGCAGTAGAACAATTTGGAATAGGTTGTTGTGCCTCAAGGCTTTTGAGTGGAGATTATGAGATTCATCATATGCTTGAAGAGGAAATTGCAAAGCTAAAAGAAAAGGAAAAAGGTCTTGTTTTTAATTCTGGATATCAGGCAAACCTTGGAATAATATCTGCAATATGTGACAGAGAAAGCCTTATCCTTGCCGATAGATTTTCCCATGCAAGCATAATAGATGGTGCTATTCTTTCTTCTGCCCATCTTTTAAGGTTTAAGCATAATGACATTGAGCATCTTGAAAGCCTCCTTAAAAAGAATAAAGCAAAAAATATCTGGGTGGTTACAGAATCTGTTTTTAGTATGGATGGAGATAAGGCAATTCTCTCTGATATTGTATCCCTGAAGGAAAGGTATAACTTTAAGCTCTTGGTTGATGAGGCACACGCAACCGGGATATTTGGAAGAAATGGAGAAGGGTTGGTGGGAGAAAAAGGCTTAAGTAAAAAAACAGAGCTTATCATGGGAACATTTAGCAAGGCTTTGGGAGGTTTTGGTGGATATGTTGTGGGTGATAAAGAAATGATAGATTTCCTTATAAACAAGGCGAGATCATTTATTTATTCAACAGGCCTTCCTCCCTGTATTATTGCAGGAAACCTTGAGGCTTTAAAATTGTTAAAGGAAGAACCAGAAAGAAGGAAGGTTTTATTGGAGAATGCCAAATATTTAAGAAAAAGGCTTTTGGATTCTGGGTTTCTCATAACCTCTGAGACCCAAATAATCCCTATTATTTTAAAAGAGGATGAAAGGGCAATTAAGGCAAGTAAATATCTTTGTGAAGGAGGGTTTTGGGCACTTCCCATAAGACCACCCACTGTCTTAAAAAATACATCAAGGATAAGGCTTTCTTTGTCGTTTTATCATAAAAAGGGGGTTCTGGATAAGCTTGTAGATGCTTTAAAGGTATGTGGTAGTGTTTAG
- the prmC gene encoding peptide chain release factor N(5)-glutamine methyltransferase, producing the protein MKIQEALVKGRLSLNSLEVEILLSFVLNKPIIELYKNPDYELKEDGISCFEKLILERKKGVPLEYLTGQTEFMGLLFKITKDVLIPRKETEILVSEAIKEAEKIKSPRIIDIGCGSGVIAISIKKFLPNSCVLATDISEKALLVCKMNTKMHNVRIHFIRSLILSAIKGKFDIIVSNPPYVETGLVLEYEPKIALDGGPSGLDFYPRIFEEARHLLKKDGLLILEIGQGKRKAISEIAKNHNFSLKRIVKDYSDIERILILGMQ; encoded by the coding sequence ATGAAAATACAAGAGGCTTTAGTTAAAGGAAGGCTTAGCCTTAATAGCCTTGAGGTAGAAATCCTCCTCTCTTTTGTTCTAAACAAGCCAATAATAGAGCTATACAAAAACCCAGATTATGAGCTAAAAGAAGATGGAATTTCTTGCTTTGAAAAATTGATTTTGGAAAGAAAAAAGGGGGTTCCTTTGGAATATCTAACAGGACAGACAGAGTTTATGGGTCTTTTGTTCAAGATAACCAAGGATGTTTTAATTCCAAGAAAAGAAACAGAGATATTAGTAAGCGAGGCAATAAAAGAGGCAGAAAAGATAAAAAGTCCAAGAATAATTGATATAGGATGTGGCTCGGGTGTAATTGCCATATCTATAAAAAAATTTCTTCCTAACTCTTGTGTCCTTGCAACGGATATATCAGAAAAAGCCCTTCTTGTTTGCAAAATGAATACAAAGATGCATAATGTTAGAATACATTTTATCCGCTCCTTAATTTTAAGTGCAATAAAGGGAAAATTTGATATTATTGTCTCTAATCCACCCTATGTAGAGACAGGCCTTGTTTTAGAATATGAGCCAAAGATAGCCCTTGACGGAGGTCCTTCTGGGTTGGATTTTTATCCAAGGATATTTGAGGAAGCAAGGCATTTGCTCAAAAAGGATGGGCTTTTAATCCTTGAAATTGGGCAAGGGAAAAGGAAGGCTATTTCAGAAATTGCAAAAAATCATAATTTTTCCCTCAAAAGAATTGTTAAAGATTATTCTGATATAGAAAGAATATTAATTCTTGGTATGCAATGA